The following are encoded together in the uncultured Sphaerochaeta sp. genome:
- a CDS encoding C4-dicarboxylate TRAP transporter substrate-binding protein, whose translation MKKRLLIGIMLVALLMPIMAQGAAEQKGDQEYLLRFGHVLTPEDTFHKQYLEWAKAVSERTNGKLKIEVYPSAQLGVEEDVLEQIRLGSNVGWQTDPARLGNYVKEWGILYMPFFLSGIDDVEQLLDSKVIKGWVDELEEKHQIKVVSYAWVQGFRNVFTNKPGKSPSELRNSLIRTANAPAWLATVNSLGSKAVALAYGELYNGIQTKVVDGCELPYAAAKQLKVYEVADYIVETQHIFQLNVMVVSSAWFNKLPADYQAILIEECNNAGLDASNILLQNAEADRQFMIDQGMTYIPHSDLDVEAFIKSGEKAYESLGLAEAKAAVYAELGK comes from the coding sequence ATGAAGAAACGATTGCTGATTGGAATTATGTTGGTTGCATTACTCATGCCTATCATGGCACAGGGTGCAGCAGAGCAAAAAGGTGACCAAGAATATTTGCTAAGATTTGGCCACGTATTGACACCGGAAGATACTTTTCACAAACAGTATCTCGAATGGGCAAAAGCTGTCTCTGAAAGAACTAACGGAAAACTCAAGATTGAAGTCTACCCCAGCGCTCAGCTTGGTGTAGAAGAGGATGTTCTGGAACAGATTAGACTTGGCTCAAATGTTGGTTGGCAGACTGACCCCGCTCGCCTTGGTAACTATGTAAAGGAATGGGGAATTCTGTACATGCCGTTCTTCCTCTCTGGCATTGATGATGTCGAGCAACTTCTTGATTCCAAAGTAATCAAGGGTTGGGTAGATGAACTTGAGGAAAAACATCAGATTAAAGTTGTTTCCTATGCTTGGGTTCAGGGATTTAGAAACGTATTCACCAATAAGCCAGGAAAGAGCCCTTCAGAACTTCGTAACAGTTTGATTCGTACAGCTAATGCACCAGCATGGTTGGCTACTGTTAATTCTTTAGGAAGCAAGGCTGTCGCACTCGCTTATGGTGAATTGTACAACGGAATCCAGACCAAGGTTGTAGATGGTTGTGAACTTCCTTATGCCGCTGCAAAGCAACTGAAAGTATACGAAGTGGCTGACTATATTGTCGAAACTCAGCACATCTTCCAGCTCAATGTCATGGTTGTTAGTTCTGCTTGGTTCAACAAGTTGCCTGCAGACTATCAAGCAATCTTGATTGAGGAATGTAACAATGCTGGGTTGGACGCATCCAACATCCTTCTTCAGAATGCTGAGGCAGACCGTCAGTTCATGATTGATCAGGGCATGACCTATATCCCTCATAGTGATCTTGATGTTGAAGCTTTCATCAAATCTGGAGAGAAAGCATATGAATCTCTTGGTTTGGCAGAAGCAAAAGCAGCTGTCTACGCTGAACTCGGGAAATAA
- a CDS encoding TRAP transporter small permease subunit has product MKRLAKAYEKFCAIELAFGAVLLISTVFMLTLAAILRTIGFPINWGLDVALLMFTWSVYVGADTALRDDKMVNVEIFQQKLSPKAQKALKLFIYSLILFFLILMVYYGFKLAYSSRNRTFQGIPFMSYTWATLSIPIPCFFMIITTVLKMKALVRENSSDTQSVQDEIQ; this is encoded by the coding sequence ATGAAACGCTTAGCAAAGGCATACGAAAAATTTTGTGCCATTGAGCTTGCTTTCGGGGCAGTCTTGCTTATATCGACTGTCTTCATGCTCACATTGGCTGCAATTTTAAGGACTATTGGATTTCCCATCAACTGGGGATTGGACGTAGCATTACTGATGTTTACTTGGTCGGTGTATGTAGGTGCAGACACAGCTTTGAGAGATGATAAAATGGTCAATGTTGAGATCTTTCAACAGAAACTTAGTCCAAAAGCCCAAAAGGCTTTAAAGCTTTTCATTTACTCACTGATTCTCTTCTTTCTCATTCTCATGGTCTATTATGGATTCAAACTTGCCTATTCATCCAGGAATCGTACATTCCAAGGAATTCCTTTTATGAGTTACACATGGGCAACATTGAGTATTCCCATACCTTGTTTTTTCATGATAATTACAACCGTCTTAAAAATGAAAGCACTCGTAAGAGAGAATTCATCTGATACGCAAAGCGTACAGGATGAAATACAATAA
- the recO gene encoding DNA repair protein RecO, which yields MERNVSSLAIVLHSQRYGQLNRRLKLLTVDFGIIDVLSYGAQKSLKSVKAEVFTDGQFFLYYNPVKKDYTLKDVTVLATHDELRESLHPTYAALFFCELILRVHGGESTDEYRLLSQALDHLSCMPEKTDLVIIQFVHQLSDLVGLRTDYSRCPLCDRPYGKDEMVSFSTNLLAHCCEACASLDADLLLPPGARRYLEVTSSMSFEESLQVPLSDAATLRIKRYLLRYAQMIGQRMLKTLSSPILWEATSL from the coding sequence ATGGAGCGTAACGTATCGTCTTTGGCCATCGTACTACATAGTCAACGGTACGGCCAGCTTAACAGGCGGCTGAAGTTGCTCACGGTGGACTTTGGCATTATTGATGTGTTGAGTTATGGAGCCCAGAAATCTCTCAAGTCGGTCAAGGCCGAAGTATTTACTGATGGGCAGTTCTTTTTGTACTACAATCCAGTCAAGAAGGATTATACACTCAAGGATGTTACGGTGCTTGCTACCCATGATGAACTCAGGGAGTCCTTGCATCCGACCTATGCTGCCTTGTTTTTCTGTGAATTAATCCTAAGGGTGCATGGCGGGGAAAGCACCGATGAATATCGATTGCTCTCCCAGGCATTGGACCATCTGAGCTGCATGCCGGAGAAGACCGATTTGGTCATTATCCAGTTCGTACATCAACTGAGTGACTTAGTTGGTTTACGTACGGATTATTCTCGATGCCCACTCTGTGACCGGCCCTATGGGAAGGACGAGATGGTGAGCTTTTCCACAAATTTGCTTGCCCACTGCTGTGAAGCATGTGCCAGTCTCGATGCAGATCTCTTGCTCCCTCCTGGAGCCCGCAGGTATCTTGAGGTGACGTCCTCAATGAGCTTCGAAGAGAGCTTGCAGGTTCCTCTCAGCGATGCTGCCACGCTGAGGATCAAGCGTTACCTGCTTCGATATGCACAGATGATCGGCCAACGGATGCTCAAAACACTCTCTTCTCCCATTTTATGGGAGGCGACGAGTCTATAA
- the serC gene encoding 3-phosphoserine/phosphohydroxythreonine transaminase encodes MERKKNYFAGPSVMPVEVLEKLKEDMVDFKGQGLSMIEASHRGGMFEEMYDQCLGLFRELLGISDEYDVYFLGGGATLQFTMIPMNFLRPGTVADYIRSGTWSNKAADDAEKLGKVNYYYDGKADNYSSLPDPKTVKPSKDSSYFYLCSNETIGGIEWQDFPDTGSVPLIGDMSSDIFSRPIPVDKFSMIYGGVQKNLGPAGATFVIMRKSLLEKQNSNLTAYMDYKLHSKNKGLYNTPPVFSIWAVKLVLEWIKANGGTEGMLKRAQEKSSIIYDTIDNSSFFRSPVDAAYRSRMNIVFRLPSEELEAKFIEESKKADMLGLKGHRSVGGLRASIYNALPVEDVEALAQFMKEFERKNG; translated from the coding sequence ATGGAACGGAAGAAAAATTATTTTGCAGGTCCCTCGGTAATGCCGGTAGAGGTACTGGAGAAACTCAAGGAAGATATGGTCGACTTCAAGGGACAAGGATTGTCCATGATCGAGGCTAGTCACCGCGGCGGTATGTTTGAAGAGATGTATGACCAATGTCTCGGTCTCTTCAGGGAGCTGCTGGGTATCAGTGATGAGTATGATGTCTATTTCCTTGGTGGTGGAGCAACCTTGCAGTTCACGATGATCCCCATGAACTTCTTGCGTCCTGGTACTGTTGCCGATTACATCCGAAGCGGCACCTGGTCCAATAAGGCTGCAGATGATGCTGAGAAACTGGGTAAGGTCAACTATTACTATGATGGAAAGGCGGACAACTATTCCAGTCTTCCCGATCCCAAGACCGTTAAGCCAAGCAAGGATTCCAGTTATTTCTATCTCTGTTCGAATGAAACAATCGGGGGCATTGAGTGGCAGGACTTCCCGGATACTGGCTCTGTTCCCTTGATCGGTGACATGTCCAGCGATATTTTCAGCCGTCCCATACCCGTGGATAAGTTCTCCATGATCTATGGTGGGGTACAGAAGAATCTTGGTCCTGCAGGTGCAACCTTTGTAATCATGAGGAAGTCCCTGCTTGAGAAACAAAACTCCAATCTTACTGCATATATGGATTACAAGCTGCATAGCAAGAATAAGGGGTTGTACAATACTCCTCCAGTGTTCTCCATCTGGGCAGTGAAGCTGGTTCTTGAGTGGATCAAGGCAAATGGCGGAACTGAAGGTATGTTGAAGCGTGCCCAGGAAAAGAGCAGTATCATCTATGATACCATTGATAACTCCTCCTTCTTCCGAAGCCCTGTTGATGCTGCATATCGTTCCAGGATGAATATTGTATTCCGCCTTCCCAGTGAAGAACTGGAAGCAAAGTTCATTGAGGAGTCAAAGAAGGCAGACATGCTTGGTCTCAAGGGACACCGTTCAGTTGGTGGGCTGAGGGCAAGTATTTACAATGCACTTCCTGTTGAAGATGTTGAGGCACTTGCTCAGTTCATGAAGGAATTCGAAAGGAAAAACGGGTGA
- a CDS encoding GntR family transcriptional regulator, whose protein sequence is MNKEEVFEDIQRRILNEEFLPGTWLVERDLVQTYGISRTPIREIMNRLVMLGLLEVQSNRGYQIREFSFQDVVEIFNARRSIEGSCARFACYSNRKDIPKRIEDLRNKLLDLDIRQDGGLKATDLGDQVHGLLIELADNRYLKEFSSKLSALMKLTRNLTKHQPTIEEHSRIAHLEILDALEKKDAPRCEALMDAHLNDTCKALADNYVSALTTYN, encoded by the coding sequence ATGAATAAGGAAGAAGTCTTTGAAGATATTCAACGCCGCATATTAAATGAAGAGTTCTTACCAGGCACATGGCTGGTTGAACGTGATCTGGTGCAAACCTATGGAATCTCAAGGACCCCAATCAGAGAAATAATGAATAGATTGGTGATGCTTGGATTGCTTGAAGTACAGAGTAATAGAGGTTACCAAATCCGAGAATTCTCATTTCAAGATGTTGTTGAAATCTTTAATGCTCGTCGCTCCATTGAAGGGTCATGTGCTCGTTTTGCATGCTACTCCAACCGAAAGGATATCCCCAAACGAATTGAAGATCTTCGAAACAAACTTCTAGACCTAGATATCAGACAAGATGGTGGTTTAAAAGCAACTGATTTAGGTGACCAAGTTCATGGACTTCTCATCGAGCTCGCTGACAATAGGTATCTAAAGGAATTCTCTTCAAAACTATCTGCATTAATGAAACTGACTCGAAATCTTACAAAGCATCAACCAACAATAGAGGAGCATTCGAGAATAGCTCACCTTGAAATATTGGATGCTCTGGAAAAGAAGGACGCGCCTCGTTGTGAAGCGCTAATGGATGCTCACCTTAATGATACGTGTAAAGCGCTTGCAGATAACTATGTCTCGGCTCTGACCACCTATAACTAG
- a CDS encoding DUF4105 domain-containing protein, which yields MKRIILILMLLVLLSPIIALSIHPREIEQPFDSVKELSVVDFSEKLAPNQEAWIDQTKIHLLTIGPGDPLYAWFGHSALVISQPSGGKVMYDWGIFDPNQPHFYLNFAMGRMYYYVVASEATWRIQDAIDEIRDVKLIELSFPKEAKFALISFLQKNIQSEYSTYLYHFYDDNCSTRIRDIINAATGGDFQRWAESESAGTTLRNSAMQNMIHSPLIFWGLDFLQGKNIDERLNRYDEMYLPEALHQSVLDFTYSDGTKLAKSEDILQETKELGVRFTVPEEPVTYDWAYGLSGLAVGVFLLAIGRKHPRIKGLLLSLFLLLMAVLGSLLLFMMSFSDMDMTYNNLNIIFVNPLLFIPAFTQLFQKKRTSKVLSFSVLAMVILLLGRLIFPELFVQDNLRIILLLLPIFYSGSTFQGRGNRIER from the coding sequence GTGAAACGAATCATCCTCATCCTCATGCTCTTGGTGCTGCTCTCTCCGATCATTGCTCTGAGCATTCACCCACGAGAAATCGAGCAACCCTTTGACAGCGTCAAAGAGTTGTCTGTTGTCGATTTTTCAGAAAAACTTGCTCCAAACCAGGAAGCGTGGATTGACCAGACAAAGATACACTTACTCACCATTGGCCCCGGGGACCCCTTGTACGCATGGTTCGGACATAGTGCGTTGGTCATATCCCAGCCTTCAGGGGGAAAGGTCATGTATGATTGGGGCATCTTTGATCCTAACCAACCACACTTCTACCTTAACTTTGCGATGGGGAGAATGTACTACTACGTTGTGGCGAGCGAGGCTACCTGGAGAATTCAGGACGCAATTGATGAAATTCGTGATGTCAAACTGATTGAACTCTCCTTCCCAAAGGAGGCAAAGTTTGCCCTTATCTCTTTCTTGCAGAAAAACATCCAGAGTGAGTATTCAACCTATCTGTACCATTTTTATGATGATAACTGTTCCACTCGTATCCGTGATATCATCAATGCAGCAACCGGGGGAGATTTCCAGAGGTGGGCAGAGAGTGAATCAGCAGGAACCACGCTGAGAAATTCAGCAATGCAGAATATGATTCATAGCCCTTTGATCTTCTGGGGCCTCGATTTCTTGCAAGGTAAGAATATAGATGAGAGATTGAATCGCTACGATGAGATGTATCTCCCCGAGGCACTCCATCAGTCGGTACTTGACTTCACTTACAGCGATGGGACGAAGCTTGCCAAATCTGAGGATATCCTACAGGAAACGAAAGAGCTTGGAGTGAGATTCACAGTACCGGAAGAACCAGTTACCTATGACTGGGCATATGGACTCAGCGGGCTTGCTGTTGGGGTGTTCCTCTTGGCAATTGGAAGAAAGCATCCCAGGATCAAGGGATTGCTCTTGAGCCTTTTCCTGTTACTTATGGCAGTATTGGGTTCACTGCTGTTATTTATGATGAGTTTCTCTGATATGGACATGACCTACAACAACCTGAACATCATCTTTGTCAATCCACTGCTTTTCATACCTGCTTTCACCCAGCTTTTCCAAAAAAAAAGGACCTCAAAGGTATTATCCTTCTCGGTCTTGGCTATGGTTATTCTTTTGCTTGGAAGACTCATCTTTCCTGAGCTCTTTGTGCAGGATAATCTGAGAATCATTCTCCTGTTGCTACCGATTTTCTACTCAGGGTCGACTTTTCAGGGCAGAGGAAACCGTATAGAAAGGTAG
- the arcC gene encoding carbamate kinase codes for MDSKLIVIAIGGNSLIEDPKHVTVSAQYEAARKTAAHIAKLVKAGHRVVIAHGNGPQVGYILLRAEFSRSILHTVPLDSCVADTQGAIGYQLQMALKNEFNRIQLNPQVATVVTQVEVADDDPSFQKPTKPIGSFMSKEDAQYHMDKDGWVCTEDAGRGYRRVVASPKPKAIVEIDTIRTMLENRIIVIAGGGGGIPVVRDEEGYLTGREAVIDKDLAAALMAKELKADLFVISTAVEKVCLNYGKPDQKTLDTISVEEAEQYINEGHFAPGSMLPKVQAIVDFVRSTGNEGLITDPEHLYGSLYEGKGTKIVR; via the coding sequence ATGGATAGTAAATTAATTGTCATTGCCATCGGGGGAAACTCCCTGATCGAAGACCCCAAGCATGTTACCGTTTCTGCCCAGTATGAGGCAGCACGAAAAACTGCAGCTCATATTGCAAAATTGGTTAAGGCAGGCCACCGTGTGGTCATAGCACACGGAAATGGACCACAGGTAGGCTATATCCTGCTTCGTGCAGAGTTCTCACGCTCCATCTTGCACACTGTTCCCCTGGATAGCTGTGTAGCGGATACTCAGGGAGCAATCGGGTATCAATTACAGATGGCATTGAAAAATGAGTTCAATCGTATTCAACTCAATCCTCAGGTCGCCACTGTAGTTACCCAGGTAGAGGTAGCTGATGACGATCCGTCCTTCCAGAAACCGACAAAGCCGATTGGTTCCTTCATGAGTAAGGAAGATGCACAATACCATATGGATAAGGATGGATGGGTCTGCACAGAAGATGCTGGTCGTGGGTATAGACGTGTTGTGGCAAGCCCCAAGCCTAAAGCCATCGTGGAAATTGATACGATAAGAACCATGCTTGAGAACCGCATCATAGTCATCGCCGGCGGTGGTGGGGGTATCCCTGTTGTTCGCGATGAAGAGGGATATCTTACTGGACGTGAGGCAGTCATCGACAAGGATTTGGCAGCAGCCCTGATGGCCAAGGAACTGAAGGCAGATCTGTTTGTCATCTCTACTGCTGTTGAGAAGGTATGCTTGAATTATGGAAAACCTGACCAGAAGACACTCGATACCATTTCTGTAGAGGAAGCAGAGCAGTACATCAATGAAGGCCATTTTGCTCCCGGAAGTATGCTTCCAAAGGTGCAGGCAATTGTTGACTTTGTACGTTCCACCGGTAACGAGGGGCTTATCACAGACCCTGAGCATCTCTATGGATCGCTCTATGAGGGTAAGGGAACCAAGATTGTCAGGTAA
- a CDS encoding NAD(P)-dependent oxidoreductase, which yields MLILISDAFDDVLAGKLTAFGEVTTDKSRLGEANVVLVRSKTKCTKDYIDQAPNLKVIIRGGVGIDNIDKAYAESKGIVVRNTPKSSAIAVAELAFALMLSTPCNLITYHNGMKSGQWLKNMKRSELYGKTLCLFGIGNIARKVAERAKAFGMNVVAYDKYVKTSDAADMKETPEEAVKDADYISLHLPLTDETQCMVSRKLIAHCSKKPVIINTGRAGCVQEDEMVSMLEDGSVSWYCTDVWPTDPPSEDYPILKAERVTITPHVGANSVENLARIGDEAYEILEGLKKEGVI from the coding sequence ATGCTAATTCTCATTTCTGACGCCTTTGATGATGTGCTGGCAGGAAAACTGACCGCCTTCGGAGAGGTCACCACAGACAAGAGTCGCCTTGGTGAGGCGAATGTTGTTCTGGTACGAAGCAAGACAAAATGTACCAAGGACTATATCGATCAGGCACCTAACCTGAAGGTAATCATCCGCGGAGGTGTTGGTATCGACAACATCGACAAGGCATATGCAGAGAGTAAAGGCATTGTGGTTCGCAATACCCCTAAATCATCAGCAATAGCAGTAGCTGAGCTGGCTTTCGCTCTGATGCTTAGTACGCCGTGTAACCTGATTACCTACCACAATGGAATGAAGAGTGGACAGTGGCTCAAGAACATGAAGAGAAGTGAACTCTACGGGAAAACGCTCTGCCTCTTTGGTATTGGGAATATCGCTCGCAAAGTTGCTGAGCGTGCAAAAGCCTTCGGCATGAACGTAGTAGCGTACGATAAATATGTGAAGACCAGTGATGCTGCCGATATGAAGGAGACTCCTGAAGAAGCGGTAAAGGATGCTGACTATATTTCCTTGCACCTTCCCCTTACTGATGAGACCCAGTGCATGGTCAGCCGAAAGCTGATTGCACATTGTTCCAAGAAACCGGTCATCATCAATACTGGTCGTGCCGGCTGTGTCCAGGAAGATGAAATGGTATCGATGCTTGAAGATGGATCGGTCAGTTGGTACTGCACTGATGTCTGGCCAACAGATCCTCCTTCCGAGGATTATCCCATTCTCAAGGCAGAACGCGTGACGATCACCCCGCATGTTGGGGCAAATAGTGTGGAGAATCTTGCACGTATCGGCGATGAAGCCTATGAAATTCTGGAAGGTTTGAAGAAGGAAGGAGTAATTTGA
- a CDS encoding Lrp/AsnC family transcriptional regulator — MKVKMDETNKAIIRQLRDGRKPFSAIAEELSITENTVRARVNKLIEEGVLEISGLVNPEVIPGLQVVMMGVKLKTLDLERKAKEFSSLRGIISASVVTGRYDLIVHLVLSEEEGLSLLDFFKTELDKISEISEVETFVVYQSHNLRIPYIL, encoded by the coding sequence ATGAAAGTGAAAATGGATGAAACGAACAAAGCGATAATCCGACAGTTGCGTGATGGCAGAAAGCCTTTCAGTGCTATTGCTGAAGAGCTGAGCATCACGGAGAATACCGTCCGCGCCCGCGTCAATAAGCTGATTGAGGAGGGTGTGCTGGAAATTTCCGGACTGGTAAATCCGGAAGTAATACCTGGGTTGCAGGTGGTCATGATGGGGGTGAAGCTAAAAACCCTGGACTTGGAGAGGAAAGCCAAAGAATTTTCCAGCCTCCGAGGAATCATCTCTGCTTCAGTTGTTACTGGTCGCTATGATCTGATCGTCCATTTGGTTCTGAGTGAAGAAGAGGGGTTGAGTCTCCTTGATTTCTTCAAGACAGAACTTGATAAGATTTCCGAGATTTCTGAAGTAGAAACCTTTGTGGTTTATCAATCACATAATCTGAGGATTCCGTATATCCTCTAG
- the recJ gene encoding single-stranded-DNA-specific exonuclease RecJ produces MVWKKSPVSSQDIRRLHEQYGLDVISSSILARRGLTSREQIKFYLESELSYLHNPFLFDDMEEVVDRINQAVTEGEKVCVFGDRDVDGITSTALLVQELRSLSLEVSYKLPDGDEPYGLTMEGVDLVSAQNVTLIITVDCGISNFDEIAYAHSLGIDTIVLDHHISGDSLPPALAIIDPKVPGCGYPFEHLAGCGVVAKVIWALRFSKTDFYREECILLHAQPGHDTVIIQAMRIENLLVVDRVIEEINPGLIDVSKSKALEFLSAGLPILVVDAAAELAQLRQAFGKKIDIHLVDMRSEMEAVLPVVKGKGLFALSNISRAVRYSLHGKDELQVLYTLFIAYCMKRYPSLDAEYESVLDLVAIGTVADLMPMENENRILVKRGLKVLAQGRRQNLLPLFSMQNLMGKQLSTSDISWQISPVINASGRMGKPTVALEMLLAGDLYEAESLAGELIKLNKERQKLGEDAWDRMKESAQESFEKSGSKLVVVEDSTLSRGITGLMASRLLRQYNAPAIVLATVDESRVSASMRSPENFDAREFLSRFSDLFLDFGGHTCAGGFSMDVGHLAEFKKRVSDEIDTMDCMIDDAEDELVIDVTLPDTYMTPGIIKVVEFFEPYGEKNPPLVLMMEGAQIEDIQFMNNKGGSVQHVKLTLAFGQYKWPALFWRAGDRVGADFDKGDRVNVAFRLGRNYFRNQESLQLTIMDLKRAE; encoded by the coding sequence ATGGTTTGGAAAAAATCTCCCGTTTCGTCCCAGGATATCCGTCGTCTGCATGAACAGTACGGCTTGGATGTCATCAGTTCCTCAATACTTGCAAGAAGAGGCTTAACCAGTCGAGAGCAGATCAAATTTTACTTGGAGAGTGAACTCTCTTATCTTCATAACCCATTTCTCTTCGATGATATGGAAGAGGTTGTGGATCGTATCAATCAAGCAGTCACAGAGGGTGAGAAGGTTTGTGTGTTCGGAGACCGTGATGTAGATGGAATTACGAGTACTGCCTTGTTGGTACAGGAACTGCGATCCTTGTCACTGGAAGTCAGCTATAAACTTCCTGATGGGGATGAGCCGTATGGGCTCACCATGGAGGGCGTTGACCTGGTTTCGGCCCAGAATGTAACCCTGATCATCACGGTTGACTGTGGAATCTCAAACTTTGATGAGATTGCTTATGCACACAGTCTTGGCATTGATACGATTGTCCTTGATCACCACATAAGTGGAGATAGCTTACCACCAGCCCTTGCCATCATTGACCCAAAGGTCCCCGGTTGTGGGTACCCCTTCGAACATCTTGCCGGATGCGGAGTTGTGGCCAAGGTAATTTGGGCACTGAGATTCAGTAAAACAGATTTCTATCGGGAGGAGTGCATCCTGCTGCATGCACAACCTGGTCATGATACGGTTATCATCCAGGCTATGAGGATTGAAAACCTTTTGGTTGTTGATCGTGTCATCGAGGAAATTAATCCAGGTCTTATCGATGTAAGCAAGAGCAAAGCACTGGAGTTTCTCTCTGCAGGGCTTCCCATATTGGTGGTTGACGCAGCTGCTGAGCTTGCCCAGTTGCGGCAAGCCTTCGGCAAGAAGATCGATATTCATCTTGTCGATATGCGCAGTGAAATGGAAGCGGTTCTTCCCGTGGTGAAGGGAAAGGGCCTCTTTGCCCTATCCAATATCAGTAGGGCAGTACGCTATTCCCTCCATGGTAAGGATGAGCTACAGGTCTTGTATACCTTGTTCATTGCCTATTGCATGAAGCGGTATCCTTCCCTCGATGCTGAATATGAATCAGTGCTCGACCTGGTTGCCATTGGCACGGTTGCAGATTTGATGCCAATGGAGAATGAGAACCGAATCCTGGTAAAACGCGGGCTTAAGGTGCTTGCACAAGGGCGGAGGCAGAATCTGCTTCCACTATTTTCCATGCAGAACCTGATGGGAAAACAGCTCTCAACCAGTGATATCTCCTGGCAGATCAGTCCAGTTATCAATGCCTCCGGGCGTATGGGGAAACCGACTGTTGCCTTGGAAATGTTGCTCGCAGGGGACCTGTATGAGGCAGAGTCCTTGGCAGGGGAGTTGATCAAGCTGAATAAAGAGCGGCAAAAACTTGGGGAAGATGCATGGGACCGGATGAAGGAAAGTGCCCAAGAGAGCTTTGAAAAATCGGGAAGTAAGCTTGTTGTTGTAGAGGATAGCACGCTCTCTCGGGGAATTACCGGTCTGATGGCAAGCCGATTGCTGAGACAGTACAACGCTCCTGCCATTGTCCTGGCGACTGTGGACGAGAGCAGGGTCTCTGCTTCTATGAGAAGTCCTGAGAACTTTGATGCAAGGGAGTTCCTCTCTCGTTTCAGTGATCTCTTCCTAGATTTCGGTGGGCATACTTGTGCCGGTGGGTTTTCAATGGATGTTGGGCACCTTGCTGAATTCAAGAAGCGTGTCTCTGATGAGATAGATACGATGGATTGCATGATTGATGATGCGGAGGATGAGCTGGTCATCGATGTAACGCTTCCCGATACCTATATGACCCCTGGTATCATCAAGGTTGTGGAGTTTTTTGAGCCCTACGGGGAAAAGAATCCTCCACTGGTGCTGATGATGGAAGGGGCCCAGATTGAAGATATCCAGTTCATGAACAACAAAGGGGGTAGTGTCCAACATGTCAAGTTGACCCTTGCCTTCGGCCAGTATAAGTGGCCGGCGTTGTTCTGGCGTGCGGGAGATCGTGTGGGTGCGGATTTTGATAAGGGGGATCGAGTCAATGTGGCGTTTCGATTGGGAAGGAACTACTTCCGCAACCAGGAAAGCTTACAACTGACCATCATGGACCTGAAGAGAGCAGAATAA
- the rpsU gene encoding 30S ribosomal protein S21: MAFVKVDDNEPLEKSIKRFKRMVEKEGIIREWKKREYFEKPSTILNRKKKALARKQMKKVRKLHGSKNY; this comes from the coding sequence ATGGCATTTGTAAAAGTAGATGACAATGAACCTCTTGAAAAGTCTATCAAGCGTTTTAAGCGCATGGTTGAGAAAGAGGGGATTATCCGCGAATGGAAAAAGCGGGAGTACTTTGAGAAGCCCTCCACCATCCTTAACAGGAAGAAAAAAGCGCTTGCACGCAAGCAGATGAAGAAGGTGCGGAAACTGCACGGCTCAAAGAACTACTAA